CGTAGAACTCCGACACCTTCTTCGACCTGTAGATCTTCTTGATGGCCACTCGCTGCCCCGACGGGAGCCGCCCCAGGTAcaccttgccggcgccgccgctgcccagcAGAAGCTTCTCGTCGTAGCCATTGGTGGCCTGCTTCAGCTCCGACTTGGTGAAGATGTACAGGCCctcgcgcggcagcggcggcagcgacgccaCCGACTCGTCGTCGCTGACGTCacctgccgtcgtcgtcgacctacGCCGGCGACGGATTGTTACGATTGCcagcgcggcggaggcgaccgCCACGACGGCCACCACAACCGCGGACGCCGagccgacggcgatggcgacggtgttCCTTCTCGAGGAGGAGCTTGGGAGTGGGCGCGATGCGGTggtcggcgacgccggcggcggcggcggcgaggggacgaGGTCGCTGGTGCCGAGGCTGTTGACGTTCTCGAGCACCTGGAGCATGCAGAGCGCGTAGGCGCGGAACcgctcgagcggcggcggcgcgcgggaccagacggcgacggtggcggccaTCCCGCACGGCACGAACTCCTTGGTGCGCGCGCTGGCCAGCATCTCGTAGGTGGTCGCGATCACCGCGCCGCGGCACGCGGCGCAGCCGGGGTCGCCGGGCCCGACccccggcgcgcgcgccgcgcccggCGCGGCGCAGAGCCGCGTCGCGTTCGGCAGCGCGCGCGGCGCCATCGCGCGCACGGCGTCGATGGTGGCGAGCTGGCACGGCCGCGAGCCCGCCGCGAGCTTCCCCGGGTCACCGGTGAGGTCGCACGACCCGTTGTTTGcgaggagcgacggcgacacgaGGCCGGAGGAGAGCAGCCTGGCGGCGAAGGCGCCGGAgcacgcggcggcgggctcggcgggGAGGAACGCGGCGCCGGTGCGGTTggcgtggtcggcggcggcgaagatgtAGGCGGCGAACACGTACCAGCAGCAGCCGGTGGCGGCCtggccggcggtggcgttgGCGTAGCACTCGCGCGGGATCATCCGCGTCGCCGTGGCGAGGTCGTAGGGGCACGCCGTGGGgcctctcgccggcgccggcgacgccgccgccacggcgagcgggaggaggaagacggcgaggCGAAGCATCTGGCGGGGTGGTGGTGACCGGAGTGAGAGGGGGAGAGTGGCATCGATAAATGCGAGCGggtgggagttttttttttaaaggtggggcccacaaaGTGATTTGACGATTTGACCCTTGGAGTGTATTGCAGCTACAGTGCAAATTTTGATTATGTTGAtaatctctttttttaaaaaaaattaatgatagAGAATTATAGAGCCTGGGACTGGGAGATGATGGATCTCACAAAGCATCcatgtttagaaaaaaaacatcaaatatttttgaagttttgTCCACCTAAACATGGTATGTACCAACTAGGGAGTGAACTATTGACGTCAGGTACTATTGTGAAGTGTTATATGTTTGGAAATCTCGAATAAAGTAAGTAGAACATATGTAGCTTGACCAGAAAAGTTGTGAAGGGTAAAATATCTTTATGCCATGGAAGGAACCAAAATTATAGCTCACCTCTAAGATCAACTACAGAGTACCTCCGTTCTAAGGCCCTCTTTTTTTAGGCTTATTGGCCTAAACTTTTAAAttagcttattggcttatatgatttataagccggtggatttaatatcctaagtttagtggttgagtcatacatctacctcacataagccaaaaaagcttctccaacctagcttttggcttaggccctctttgtttaggcttaggcttattggcctagacttttaagtcagcttattggcttatatgatttat
The window above is part of the Oryza sativa Japonica Group chromosome 7, ASM3414082v1 genome. Proteins encoded here:
- the LOC107276530 gene encoding probable serine/threonine-protein kinase PBL21; the protein is MLRLAVFLLPLAVAAASPAPARGPTACPYDLATATRMIPRECYANATAGQAATGCCWYVFAAYIFAAADHANRTGAAFLPAEPAAACSGAFAARLLSSGLVSPSLLANNGSCDLTGDPGKLAAGSRPCQLATIDAVRAMAPRALPNATRLCAAPGAARAPGVGPGDPGCAACRGAVIATTYEMLASARTKEFVPCGMAATVAVWSRAPPPLERFRAYALCMLQVLENVNSLGTSDLVPSPPPPPASPTTASRPLPSSSSRRNTVAIAVGSASAVVVAVVAVASAALAIVTIRRRRRSTTTAGDVSDDESVASLPPLPREGLYIFTKSELKQATNGYDEKLLLGSGGAGKVYLGRLPSGQRVAIKKIYRSKKVSEFYAEVAVLAKLRHRNLTTLVGYCLGGDHHALVYEYLGGGNLWRALFQGELAWRRRLEVAVDVAEGLAYLHGFREGAVVHRDVKPTNVLLSESGAAKLSDFGVSRIVPEGGTHVSTEVRGTRGYVDPESFSAGHVSEAGDVYSFGVVLLELATGMRAVVPTPSGGAESIVHAAHWAVAQAGGEAGAAAESMVDERLGADWDRPTVRAVFALACRCVRPYKHERPAMGEVLAELKAMLADYTARGGGADRSEASTSSSTATPDLASLPSTSSSVANTEAMATPPRRDS